The Chthoniobacterales bacterium DNA segment AAGAGCAGGTAGGCCAGCACGGTGTGGGCCGGACGCAGGATCGCGTAAAGCGCCGGATGGGCCGGCAGGATGGGCGGCAGATGCACCGCGCCGAACATCACGATCGGGTAGTGGCCGGCGGACAGCATTCCCCAGCCGACGAGCGGCAATGCGAACATCAGCGCATAGAGCAGCTTCTCGGACGACGACGCGATGAATCGCTCCCGTTTCGACATCGTGGGCGGGAACGGCGGCAGCGTCGTGCACATGCGGTTGATGAAGCGCACCGCCGCCAGAATCAGAATCAGGATGCCCAGCGGACGATGGATGGCGACCAGCA contains these protein-coding regions:
- a CDS encoding cytochrome b/b6 domain-containing protein, which produces MSAPKPRTQFALQSRILHWLMAAMLLAMLFIGAAMVASLGDYHMLVAIHRPLGILILILAAVRFINRMCTTLPPFPPTMSKRERFIASSSEKLLYALMFALPLVGWGMLSAGHYPIVMFGAVHLPPILPAHPALYAILRPAHTVLAYLLFFMFLAHLGAVLFHTLIVRDRILDRMALWPVRNRDGN